GCCTCCTGGACGGGGCCTCTCCATCTTAGAAGATCATCTACAGCTGTGTCATTATGAAATGCTGGGGGCCTCCCCACCTGAtggcccctccccctccccagggAAGGACCGACCCCAACCCAGACTGGAAGATGAGATTGACTTCCTGGCCCAGGAATTAGCCCGGAAGGGGGCAGGGCACTGGAGTCTCACAGCTCCACCCCTGCCCAAGGCCAGACAGCGGCTCCCAGAGGCTGGTGAGATGCCCCCAACTTCCTTGTTCCCACGGCCCTTGGTCCCAGCCTGGCGTTAATGTTCTAAATGGCCCTCTTTCTCAGCAGCCACTCTGGGGTTCTCAGAGCTGGGTCAAGGACTCGAACCTGGTCTCCTGTCAACACAGGGAGCCCCTGTGCCCACGTCCCATACCTCCTGGGGCTCCCCTGTGCCCTCTGAGCCAGTGCACATGTCCCCCCTGGAGCCCCGGGGTGAGCACGGGGATGGCCTCACTTTTGGTAGGTAATggctgaggtggggtggggaagggagccCCACCCTGCAGAGAAAAGGCCACACTTATGGTgccattcccccccccccacagtgCTGATTGTGGCCTTCTGCGTCGCTGGTGGTGCTGCCCTTGCTGTGGCAGCTGTGTGCTGGTGCAGGTAAGCATGGTGGCCTcagggctgggccaggctgggcaggGCGGCACCTGCATGCAGAGGTTTCCCACTCCCCACAGGCTGCAGCAGGCCATCCACCTGACCCAGAAGGCAGACTATGCAGCCCCGAAGGCTCCCAGCTCACCTGTGGCACCTCGGATGTCGGTGTGTGGCCTTGTTCCCAGCCCCCTGGCTACCACCACCCTGGGGCTGTGACCTGACCTTTGCCCTCCACCCGCAGCCTGGTGACCAGCGGCTGGCGCACAGTGCAGAGATGTACCACTACCAGCACCAGAGGCAGCAGATGCTGAGCCTAGAGCGGTGAGCCCCCTCACACCCCCCATCCCCTAGCCTGGGCCGCAGTGGGCTAAGTGCCCACTTCCagtttgggccacaggcacctggAGGGTGTGGGGAGGACCCAGCAATCCCGCCCCCCCACCCAGGCATAAAGAGCCCAAGGAGCTGGATTCGGCATCCTCTGACGAGGAGAACGAAGATGGCGACTTTACGGTGTACGAGTGCCCTGGCCTGGCCCCGGTGAGTATGGCCCTGCAGAGGGGCTGCCAGCTCATGGGTGAGGGTCCCTCCCCAGCAGGGTATCTCCCACTCTCAAGGCGCTGTCCACCTAATGTCCACCTTTGCAGACTGGGGAGATGGAAGTGCGCAACCCCCTGTTCGACCACACCTCACTGTCGGTGCCCCTGCCTGGCCCATGCTCACCGCCTGTGCCACAGTGATCTGGAGGTGGACGATGCCCATCTGCTCCATTAAGAATGCTTTCAGATGTGTGCTGGTGGCTGGGCCCTGGGGTTCTGGGCCCTGGGACCACTTACCAGGGAGACTCCTCCTCTATGCCAGGAGACTTCTTGCCCCCTTGTACTGCTCATGCTCGGTTTGGACCCCTAAACTGGAGGGGACAGGGAGAACCCTAGAGCCCAGGCATGGATGGGGAATTTGAAAGACAAAAGCCAATTAAAGTACATTCAAACCTGTGGCTCCTGGATGTCTTGGAAGCATGAGTTAATCTTCAGCCAACCTCACCTTCCATATGGGGACCTGGTGGATAGATCTTTGAGTGGAGGTCTGGGGCCTTCTACACCCCTGGAGAGAGGGGACATCTCTGTCTCCTACTTATGAAGACCTTCCCATGGAGACTgaagagagaggcagacagaGGATGGCCCACTTCCCTTTTCTCAGCTagccagaggagggagggacaggATGCAGACAGGGAGTGTGGTTTTCATGCAGGGACCAAAGAGCCCTGGGCCCCTGCAGCATATGGGCATAGGTAGACCCAAGTGGGCAGGTGAGGGAGCAAGATATCAAGGAACCCAAATCCCTGGAGCTGGGTTAGCCACCACTCCCCCAAATTGGTGGAGTGGAGCCAGAGGGCCACAGTAGGGGAAATGGGACCGTGGGGTCAAAGGCACTCAGACCGGGTCAGCACCAGCTGGGTGTAGAACAGTCTTCAGGGGCTGAACCTGTATGTCCTCCTGAGGCCAGTGAGCAAGAAGGGTTGGTTCAGAAGTCCAGGCTCCTAGCCTGTCCTGAGATGGAGAAGATAAGGCTGGTTTGAGACAGCCAGGTCcctgaaaaaaaaagtgttgtgtCAGACAGGCTGGTGGAAATGGGGTCACCTCTGCTTGGAGCGACTGGTTTGGCTAAAGCAGTAACTGTTGGGGGCCAGAGCTCACCCAGACCAGGAGACTCGTTTTCCCCTCACCTTCTCACCCCTCAGCTGTGTCCTTGGCTGGGAACCTGTTTCCCTGTAGGCTATGGTGTAAGGTGGGAACCTGTGTAGATGGAGCACCACACATGGCACGTCCTTGTCCACTGTCACTTACCCTGAGGTGCTGAATGGGTGCAGAGATACCAAAGCCTCACTCAAGGCCACATAGCACCCGGGCACCCCACCTCACTGGCTGGATCCTACAGTCTGTCCCAGGGATCATGACACTTGCCTGTCCTACCCCTGTTGGCTGGATCCAGGGGTGAGAGTGGCCAGCAGGTGTGTCTCATCTTGTTGGCCTTTTTAGGATCCCCAGGTTCCCTGCTGCCTGCTCTGAGGTCTTGCCAGAGAGGATGCCCCTCTTGGCAGCAGCTGCAATGAGATGGAAGCCtatgggcctgggctgggatcttTCGGGCAGGCGGCCCCCTCAGCCTACTTAGTTGGCACAGACCTCCCCCACCTGCCAGTTGAGACAAAGACAGCCTATTCATTTGTCCAAACTTCTACCCCCAGCCCTCATGATCCACCCTTACCCTTACAGGCCCAGGAGGGCTGGGTGGGCTGCCGTGGGGCCTGCAGGGACTCTAGAGACCCCAATCCTGGGCGACTGGCCTGGCCCAGCCTTGCCCACAAGTCTACAACCCGCTTTCCCTCCACCAGCAACTTCAGAGGCTGTTGGTAGTCCCTGTGCTTGGCCTGAGGCTCCCACTGAGGATTCCTGCCCTGGCTGCTGCACAGCAGATCTCCCCTTGGCCCTCTGGCCAGACCTTACCCAGAGCCCCTGAGGCTTCTGCAGGCCTGTCCTTCAGCAGCCCAGCCCTCCTCCACTGGTTCTCAGGCTTCCAGGAGAAGCAGCCCAGTATGGTACTGCTGTCTGTGCTTCCAGCCTGAGCAGCCTCCCAAGCATAGGAGCCTAAAGTTGCCAAGCCTCACAGCCCAGCAAAGACCCTAGGGCGACACATCCGTGTGGAGACTTGGGCAAGACCATGCTTGGCATAGAATGTAGGCTGTGGTGATCCCCTAGCCATGACTCTAGGAAGTGGGTACCTCCCCAGCTTTGGGCCCTGGGAGGTGATGTCCACAGCAGTTCAGACCCATCCCAGACCAGCCTGGAACTGAGTGGGGTGGGCCTGGATTCCCAGGGGCCTGAGCACTTTATTCTCAATgagagggtggggctgggggtcaAGGAACCCCTCTAGGGTTCAGCTGCAGCCCTGAGTACAGAGGTTGGAGGACCAACTCCCTGTAGACACTGGAGCTAGTCCAGGAGGTCCACCTGGGAAGGATAAACATATGGATATGTGGCCCTGCTCTGAGCTTGAAGGGCACAGACTTGGAAGGGGGGCTGGGCATGAGCCTGCAGCCACTGGCTCTGTGCCACCCATGTGTGGCCCCTCAGCCATGCCCCCACCTGGGGCCCTCTTGGTCACCTGCCAGCCTCCCAGACACCCCTTCCTCTGTGCATTCATCTTTCCAGATATGAGCCTAGAGGGGTTCCTTgaccccccagccccaccctctcATTGAGAATAAAGTGCTCAGGCCCTTTCCCTCAGCAAGAGCCAGGTGGCTTTGGAGTGTGCCACCAGGGGGCCCTGGAGGCCCATGTCTAGACTCTGGCCTGCTCAGGCCAACCCTTGGGAAGAGTGGGTGCTCAAGGGGTCAGCCAGGGTCCTCCTGCTCCCTGAGGCTTCCCTTGGGCTGAAACTGGGCTCTACCCCTTTCTGCTGCTATCTGGAAGAGGCAGCAGGCCAGCAGGGTTGTCCCAGGGAGGGAGGCCTTTTTAATTGGCACCTACCAGGAGTTTGGCTCACTGGGAGGGCTCTACTAGGGAAGAGCAAGGTTCCTGATCCCCCATGCTCTCAGGCCACTGagtgggggttgggtgcccaccTGTGTACCAGCTGACCTAGAGGCAGGAGGCCAGGTCGGGGTGAGATGCAGGATGAcaactccaccccccacccccctgacTTTCCTTTTGACtcactccctttctttcctctgagAGCCTTTCGTTCTGAGCCATTTCTGGGCCAAACCTCTGAGTCCGGTTTGCCAGATCTCAGGTTCCCACGACTGGGCCCCTGTGGCCCTAACCTGAGTGGGAGCAGGCCGGGATGGAGATGGGGAGGCTCCTGTAAATCCACTCAGGAAGGGAGTGGGCTGTGCACGTGGGTAAGGCCTGTGGCGGGCCCTGCCAATCTGGCAGCGCAAACAGGAAGGACAGCTGGCTCTGGCAACCAGAAGCCCGGTTGATGTGCCCCACCTCCTACTAGGTGCCCGCCACAGGGAGAACAGGTGGGGGAAGCAAGGCCTGAAGCCAGGGCATGGTTCTCTAGGGGCCCCTCTGCTAGATGAGAGGTGCTGGGGAAGGGCCAAAGACCCCAGGGTCATTGCCTAAACACTAGGTAGCTGGAAAGGTGGGGGGTGGCAAGGCTACCCACTGCGGTGCCAGCCCCTGAGCTCAGCACCTCAAGCAGCTGAAGGATTTCCGTTGGCTCCatacccctccttccctctttcgaCACTGCATAAGTTCCTGCCACAGCTAAAAGGTTATCCTGTGGGTAGGGGCGGGAAGCCTCTGAGGGGCCAAACTGCCATCCTCTCCTGAgcctgcctctgtcctcaccaTAGGGGGTGGTTCTGCTGCCAGCTGTCTGGCTCCCCCCATCCAGTGGTGGCCATGTTCTCACTGTAGGGCCTGAACTgggggaggacagggagggaaggggggtggTAGACAGACCCCTAGCATGGGCCCTAGTCTGGGGCCTCACAGAAACTGACCAGGCCTAAGACCCCTGGGACACTGGGCATGAGAGCCAGGCAGATCCTGGAGAGTGGAGTGTGTCATGTAGTTGGGGTGAAAGCAGTTGAGAGTGGGGTGGAAGCTGGAGTTCAGGAGGACCTGGTCTGGTGCCTCATAGAAACTGACCAGGCCTAAGAACCCCTGGGACACTGGGCATGAGAGCCAGGCAGGTCCTGGACAGCAGAGTATGCTGTGTGGTTGGGGTGAAAGCAGCTGAGAGTGGGGTGTAGGCTAGAGTTCAGGAGGACCTGCAGGGccatccagcctggcccaccttGGCTTGCCACCTCTCCAGCTTGGAAAAGCTGtagtaaaaggaaaaggaactcCAGGCTCCAGGGTCTGGCCGAGGGTGTGCGGGAGTCTGGACTTCAGACTGGGTCCAGCCTTCTTCTTCCTGCAGCAGGCGCCAGCCCCCTGCCCGCTTGCGTCAGGGACATGAAGACTGCTTCCCCTTCCAGCTTGGAAAGCCCCCTCCTGCTGCAGCTCCTCCAACATCCAAGGACCTGGACTCAGCCTGGGGCATCTATGGGCATGTCCCTGGGCAGGGACAACAATACAGCAGCCCCCACAGTTCACTCTAAGGAAGGCCTAGTCTGGCATCTGCACCCTATAGCATCAGATGGGACCCCTTATGGACAGATACTGCTAGCACCCCAGGATAGACCCCTCTCTGGGCATCTGGGTTCCAGGAGGTGACAGGGGTGGGATGCTCCAGTTAgaaacctcagcctcctgcaaaGAGCTGAGTACACACATCTGTGTTGGGCCAGGGTCTTCTAGGAGAGCAGGGCCCAGCTGGTGGTGAGCTAGGGGAAGTGGACAATGCCAAGGTAGGAGGGTGTGGGGCCTCCAAGGGAAGTACACACACCCGGGTGGGGGGTGCCTCTGCTCAGGGTTCCCACACCTGGCCCGTCCCTCCCCAGGACTAAGTGAAccctcctccctgtcctctgTGCCCAGTTGATCATCTCCAGGCCTCTCAGGAGACCAGTGGGGTGGGCTAGAGGGGGAGGCATCATATTGGGCCCTGGCTTGGTGCCCCTCTTGTAGTCATCCCCTTCCCAGCAGCCCAAGGACTAGAgagggagttgggggtggggatggtggtTGAAGCCAAAGGTCTCGGGGGCAGGGGCGGGGCGGTGGTGGGAAGGTCCCCTGGCTTCCCTCACCTTTAGCAGATGAAAGGGGTGCAGTTCCAGGCGGGGCAGAGTTGGGGCACAGCTGTGATTTCAGTGCACCTCTGGTGGCTGCTGTGATTTGAGAACATCTGACTCAGTAGGCGGCAGATTCTGGGAGGCTGTGAATGAACCACGCTGGTGAGTGGCCCTGGGGAAGTTCAGTCTGGCCAGGCACAGGCCAGGCAAGGGGAAggaagagtggggagagggggccTGTGGGTGTCCCTGAGCCCCAAGTGACAGAGCCTCTTCTCCCTTGCTTGTTCTGCTGCAGGGTGTGGTCCTGCCCGGAGGCTACAGGGCTGGGGGTACGTGGCCGGGGGGGCCCTGCTTGTAGCCCTCTGGCTCCTGTGGCTGCTGGAGTTGGCCCCTGGGGGTGCCCCAGCACCCCAGCCCACAATCACCATACTTGTCTGGCATTGGCCCTTCACTGACCAGCCCCCAGAGCTGCCCAGCAACACCTGTGCTCACTATGGCATAGCCCACTGCCACCTGAGTGCCAACCGGAGCCTGCTAGCCAGTGCCAATGCCGTGGTATTCCACCACCGTGAGCTGGAGACTCAGCGGTCCCACCTGCCCCTGGCACAGAGGCCACATGGGCAGCCGTGGGTGTGGGCCTCCATGGAGTCACCCAGCCACACTCACGGCCTTGGCCGCCTCCGTGGTGTCTTCAACTGGGTGCTGAGCTACCGGCGCGACTCAGACATCTTCGTGCCCTATGGACGCCTGGAGGCTCGCTCAGGGCCCTTACCACCACCACTACCCACCAAGAGCCGATTGGCTGCCTGGGTGATTAGCAATTTCCAGGAGCGGCAGCGGCGAGCACGTCTGTACCGGCAACTGGCGCCTCACCTGCAGGTGGACGTGTTTGGCCGCGCCAGTAGGCGGCCACTGTGTGCTCACTGCCTGCTGCCCACTGTGGCCCGGTACCGCTTCTACCTGTCCTTTGAGAACTCTCAGCACCGCGACTACATCACTGAGAAGTTCTGGCGCAATGCACTGGTGGCTGGTGCTGTGCCGGTGGTGCTGGGACCCCCTCGGGCTACCTATGAGGCCTTTGTGCCTCCCGACTCCTTTGTGCATGTAGATGACTTCGGTTCACCCCGTGAGCTGGCCACTTTCCTCACTGGCATGAATGACAGCCACTATCGACGCTTCTTCCTCTGGCGTGACAGGTTCCAGGTGCGGCTACTAGATGACTGGCGGGAGCGCTTCTGTGCTATCTGCGCCCACTACCCCCACCTGCCCCACGGCCAGGTTTATGAAGACCTGGAGGGCTGGTTCCAGGCCTGAGCTCCCACTGGCCAGGGGAGGTGGGTGTGGGAGGAAGGGCTGAGTGTTGAAATCAAACCACCGGGCATCCGGCCCCCCAGCAACACCCATCAGGCTAACGGGGAGGCTGGGGTCAGAGGCcaggaagtgggggtgggggaggagtagGCTGAACTGGGGAGGCTACCTGGTGGAGGCTGGTGGGCCTTGATGGAGGCATCTGGGTGCATCAAAGAGGACAGGCTGCGGAGGGACCTCCTCACCTTGGACAAGTCTTCGGTGAGTCCAGGAGCCACAGGCTGCAGTCTGTGGGGCCCAAATATGAGCCCCCTGAGCCTTCTCTGTTACTGAGGTGGGCTGGCCCCTGCTTCTGCAGGTCAGAGCCCCTGTGCAGACCTGCACTGGGGTGGGGAGACCATGATGAGGAAACTAGCCGGGCAGGAGGTGGAACAATAAAGAGCCTCATGGGTCATGGCAACAGTGCCCCTGTTGGTCCTCCTGTGTCTCTAACCTTGCCCCTGCCTGCCAAACCCGTGTCTTCCTGTCTCCCCCTGCCCTCCTGTTGTGGGCTGCATAGTCACTGAGTGAGTCCACAGCAGCCTCCCTTATCCATGGCAGAAATTTATGAGAAAGGCCTGCT
This region of Nycticebus coucang isolate mNycCou1 chromosome 2, mNycCou1.pri, whole genome shotgun sequence genomic DNA includes:
- the NPDC1 gene encoding neural proliferation differentiation and control protein 1 isoform X1, with the protein product MATPVPPPSPRHLRLLRLLLSSLVLGSALRGAAAASRPDVAACPGSLDCALKRRARCPPGAHACGPCLRPFQEDQQGLCVLRMRQLPGKDRPQPRLEDEIDFLAQELARKGAGHWSLTAPPLPKARQRLPEAAATLGFSELGQGLEPGLLSTQGAPVPTSHTSWGSPVPSEPVHMSPLEPRGEHGDGLTFVLIVAFCVAGGAALAVAAVCWCRLQQAIHLTQKADYAAPKAPSSPVAPRMSPGDQRLAHSAEMYHYQHQRQQMLSLERHKEPKELDSASSDEENEDGDFTVYECPGLAPTGEMEVRNPLFDHTSLSVPLPGPCSPPVPQ
- the NPDC1 gene encoding neural proliferation differentiation and control protein 1 isoform X2, producing the protein MATPVPPPSPRHLRLLRLLLSSLVLGSALRGAAAASRPDVAACPGSLDCALKRRARCPPGAHACGPCLRPFQEDQQGLCVLRMRQLPGKDRPQPRLEDEIDFLAQELARKGAGHWSLTAPPLPKARQRLPEAATLGFSELGQGLEPGLLSTQGAPVPTSHTSWGSPVPSEPVHMSPLEPRGEHGDGLTFVLIVAFCVAGGAALAVAAVCWCRLQQAIHLTQKADYAAPKAPSSPVAPRMSPGDQRLAHSAEMYHYQHQRQQMLSLERHKEPKELDSASSDEENEDGDFTVYECPGLAPTGEMEVRNPLFDHTSLSVPLPGPCSPPVPQ
- the FUT7 gene encoding alpha-(1,3)-fucosyltransferase 7; this encodes MNHAGCGPARRLQGWGYVAGGALLVALWLLWLLELAPGGAPAPQPTITILVWHWPFTDQPPELPSNTCAHYGIAHCHLSANRSLLASANAVVFHHRELETQRSHLPLAQRPHGQPWVWASMESPSHTHGLGRLRGVFNWVLSYRRDSDIFVPYGRLEARSGPLPPPLPTKSRLAAWVISNFQERQRRARLYRQLAPHLQVDVFGRASRRPLCAHCLLPTVARYRFYLSFENSQHRDYITEKFWRNALVAGAVPVVLGPPRATYEAFVPPDSFVHVDDFGSPRELATFLTGMNDSHYRRFFLWRDRFQVRLLDDWRERFCAICAHYPHLPHGQVYEDLEGWFQA